A region from the Microcebus murinus isolate Inina chromosome 3, M.murinus_Inina_mat1.0, whole genome shotgun sequence genome encodes:
- the C1GALT1C1L gene encoding C1GALT1-specific chaperone 1-like protein: MVSASGASFLKGVLLGSISWILITTFGQIHMRHGGQTGDHKHHHLRPTNRKDFLNISEVTFMELSKSIRVFCIIFGETEDESYRTVLKETWTKHCDKSELYVYGIERNDKWLQMRRTYRYIFEKYGNNFNWFFLALPTTFAVIENLKYLLFRRNASQPFYLGHTVTSGDLEFVTIEGGIVLSIESMKRLNRLLNNSENCADQSVIWKLSEDKQLAICLKYAGVIAENAEDNEGRDVFNTKSIVHLIQEHMSNNRGQVVEGCCSDMAVTFNGLTPQKMAVMMYGVYRLRAFGHYYNDTLIFLPPKGSKND, encoded by the coding sequence ATGGTTTCTGCTAGTGGAGCCTCATTTTTAAAGGGTGTGTTGCTTGGGAGCATTTCCTGGATATTGATAACTACGTTTGGCCAAATTCACATGCGACACGGAGGTCAAACTGGGGACCACAAGCACCATCACCTTCGCCCAACTAAcagaaaagatttcttaaatatttcagaagtgACATTTATGGAGCTCAGTAAAAGTATCCGTGTTTTCtgtatcatctttggagaaactGAAGATGAGAGTTACCGGACTGTACTGAAAGAGACTTGGACCAAGCACTGTGACAAGTCAGAACTCTATGTCTATGGtatagaaagaaatgacaagTGGCTACAGATGAGGAGAACTTACAGATACATCTTTGAGAAGTATGGCAACAACTTCAACTGGTTCTTTCTTGCACTTCCCACTACGTTTGCTGTCATTGAAAATTTAAAGTACCTTCTGTTCAGAAGGAACGCATCACAACCCTTTTATCTGGGCCACACTGTTACATCCGGAGACCTCGAATTTGTGACTATAGAAGGAGGAATTGTCTTAAGCATAGAGTCAATGAAAAGGCTGAACAGACTTCTCAATAACTCTGAAAACTGTGCAGATCAAAGTGTGATTTGGAAGTTATCTGAAGATAAGCAGCTGGCAATTTGCCTGAAATATGCAGGAGTTATTGCAGAAAATGCAGAGGATAATGAAGGAAGAGATGTGTTTAATACAAAATCAATTGTACATCTTATTCAGGAACATATGTCTAATAACCGTGGGCAAGTAGTAGAAGGCTGCTGTTCAGATATGGCTGTTACTTTTAATGGACTGACTCCCCAAAAGATGGCAGTAATGATGTATGGTGTGTACCGGCTCAGGGCATTTGGACATTATTACAATGACACACTGATTTTCTTGCCTCCAAAGGGTTCAAAAAATGACTGA